One Desulfosoma caldarium DNA segment encodes these proteins:
- the cas2 gene encoding CRISPR-associated endonuclease Cas2 — protein MEHLYLVCYDIRDDKRWRRLYTAMKAYGEWVQLSVFQCRLNRMRRLRMEETVRKIIHHQDDHVLILDLGPADAVQPKVLSLGKPYRPIPKEPIIV, from the coding sequence ATGGAACATCTCTATCTTGTCTGTTACGATATTCGCGATGACAAAAGATGGCGGCGTCTCTACACAGCCATGAAGGCTTATGGCGAATGGGTGCAACTTTCCGTGTTTCAATGCCGGTTGAATCGAATGCGGCGGCTACGCATGGAAGAAACCGTTCGCAAGATTATTCATCATCAAGATGACCATGTGCTGATCTTGGATCTGGGACCAGCAGACGCCGTGCAGCCCAAGGTCTTAAGCTTGGGAAAGCCGTACCGGCCCATTCCTAAGGAGCCGATCATAGTATGA
- the cas4g/cas1g gene encoding CRISPR-associated endonuclease Cas4g/Cas1g produces the protein MPEPKPADHPRPLFERSGGAPLVPARMVNEYVYCPRLAYLEWVQGEFAHNEYTVDGQMKHRNVDQKKGRLPEPEEQPEHIHARSVDLASAQLGVIARIDLVEGAEDHVHPVDYKRGKRPHVAQGAYLPERVQLCVQGLLLREHGYRCDSGVLYFMASRERVRVPFDQDLVETTLQAIQGLRETAESGKIPPPLESSPKCTKCSLVGICLPDELRFLRGNQPDFEPRPIYPAMDSALPLYVQSQASYIRKKGERLVVQENNETVAEVRLGDISQVVLYGAVGISTPALHECFRREIPVTYLSYGGWFLGHSVGTGHRNVETRTYQYRTSFDPAKCLQLARGWVAAKIANCRTLLRRNWRGDQNDDKSLKRLMALMKADIRAAARATSLDSLLGVEGAAANRYFQHFARMLRTDEDGCMAFDFEKRNRRPPRDPVNAMLSFAYAMLVREWHVVLSAVGLDPYRGFYHQPRYGRPALALDMMEPFRPLLADSAVITAINNGELHSKDFVYAAGSCALAPAGRKKFIAAFERRLGQEITHPIFKYKVNYRRILEVQARLLVRYLAGEISHYPNFITR, from the coding sequence ATGCCAGAACCAAAGCCCGCGGATCACCCAAGACCCTTGTTTGAGCGCTCAGGTGGGGCACCCCTGGTGCCGGCCCGCATGGTCAACGAATACGTCTATTGTCCACGGTTGGCGTATTTGGAGTGGGTTCAGGGGGAGTTTGCCCATAATGAATATACGGTGGATGGGCAGATGAAACACCGAAACGTGGACCAAAAGAAAGGTCGGCTTCCAGAACCTGAAGAGCAGCCAGAGCACATACACGCGCGTTCGGTGGACTTGGCGTCGGCACAGTTGGGGGTCATCGCGCGCATCGATTTGGTGGAAGGCGCCGAAGACCACGTGCACCCGGTGGACTACAAGCGAGGCAAGCGGCCGCATGTGGCCCAAGGCGCTTATCTTCCCGAACGGGTACAACTATGTGTGCAAGGGCTGCTTCTTCGGGAACACGGTTACCGTTGCGACTCGGGAGTCCTTTACTTTATGGCTTCTAGAGAGCGCGTTCGGGTGCCCTTTGACCAAGACCTGGTGGAGACCACGCTCCAAGCCATTCAAGGACTTCGGGAAACAGCCGAAAGTGGAAAGATACCGCCCCCTTTGGAAAGCAGTCCCAAGTGCACCAAATGTTCTTTGGTCGGCATCTGTCTTCCCGATGAATTACGCTTTCTGCGCGGAAATCAACCGGACTTTGAGCCCCGCCCCATCTATCCCGCCATGGATTCGGCCTTGCCCTTGTATGTGCAGTCTCAGGCGTCCTACATTCGCAAAAAGGGAGAGCGGCTGGTTGTTCAGGAAAACAATGAAACAGTAGCCGAGGTCCGTTTGGGCGACATCTCGCAGGTGGTGCTATATGGGGCCGTGGGCATAAGCACACCGGCTTTGCACGAATGCTTTCGTCGAGAAATCCCCGTGACCTATTTGAGCTATGGCGGTTGGTTCCTGGGTCATAGCGTCGGGACCGGACACCGCAATGTGGAAACGCGCACCTATCAGTATCGCACCAGTTTTGACCCCGCTAAGTGTCTCCAGCTGGCTCGAGGCTGGGTTGCCGCCAAGATTGCCAACTGTCGCACGTTGCTTCGCCGCAATTGGCGAGGGGATCAGAACGACGACAAGTCGCTTAAAAGACTGATGGCCCTTATGAAAGCCGACATCCGCGCTGCGGCACGTGCAACATCGCTGGACAGCCTGCTTGGCGTCGAAGGTGCGGCAGCAAACCGCTATTTTCAACATTTTGCGCGGATGCTCAGAACCGATGAAGACGGCTGCATGGCGTTTGATTTCGAAAAGCGCAACCGACGACCTCCTCGGGATCCCGTCAATGCGATGCTTTCGTTTGCCTATGCCATGCTGGTACGCGAGTGGCATGTGGTGCTTTCCGCCGTGGGGCTTGACCCCTACCGTGGATTTTATCACCAGCCTAGGTATGGCCGGCCAGCTCTGGCTCTGGATATGATGGAGCCGTTTCGTCCATTGCTTGCAGATTCCGCGGTGATTACGGCCATCAACAACGGCGAGTTGCATTCGAAGGATTTTGTCTATGCGGCCGGTTCTTGCGCGCTGGCTCCGGCTGGACGCAAGAAGTTCATCGCAGCTTTTGAAAGACGACTCGGGCAAGAGATCACGCATCCCATCTTCAAGTACAAGGTGAACTATCGACGGATTCTTGAGGTGCAAGCTCGTTTGCTGGTGCGCTATCTTGCGGGGGAAATTTCCCACTATCCCAATTTCATCACGCGCTGA
- the csb2 gene encoding type I-G CRISPR-associated protein Csb2, whose amino-acid sequence MVAVEFRFLAGRYHATPWDRHVNEGAVAWPPEPWRILRALISTWHHKVKWSEKHSKATMQGLTESLAQELPEYRLPPASHSHARHYMPPASPKESKPLVLDAFAAVDCREPLVVVWPTVELSAQQRTLLGDLLQVMGYLGRAESWIDARPLDHAPETNCRPMDFEGRGKRSALGGEPVTLLAALPPEEYARRRSQFLQDKGSAKRLAPTLPEDFLDALCVDTGTLRQLGWSQPPAARKVQYLRPVDALTPRRHVKRHPVRRNTTAVFVLTGKPLPRVEETVRIGELLRIAVLSRAKHRYGEHNIPAVFSGHGLVQNRPHRHAFYVPWDSNGDGYIDRLLVHVPDGMDAEQQRVLEALNRLWSRDGYEWRVLLEGISDSELAPELTGPSAVWVSCTPYLHPWHVKKRFTVQDQIRRECRARGLPEPSALESLAEVNVGKGRMRRPIHFRRFRSRRGLNQPDRLGSFWRLRFPEPIRGPLALGFSCHFGLGLFKPL is encoded by the coding sequence ATGGTTGCTGTTGAATTCAGATTTTTGGCCGGACGCTATCATGCCACGCCGTGGGACCGGCATGTCAATGAAGGCGCCGTAGCTTGGCCTCCGGAACCCTGGCGTATTCTTCGCGCGCTCATTAGCACCTGGCACCACAAGGTTAAATGGAGTGAAAAGCACTCCAAAGCCACCATGCAGGGACTCACCGAGTCTTTGGCGCAAGAGCTCCCCGAGTATCGTTTACCGCCGGCCAGCCACAGCCATGCCCGTCACTACATGCCGCCGGCGTCGCCAAAAGAGAGCAAGCCCTTGGTGCTGGATGCTTTTGCCGCCGTGGATTGCCGTGAGCCTTTGGTGGTGGTCTGGCCCACGGTGGAACTGTCAGCTCAGCAACGGACACTTTTGGGTGATTTACTCCAAGTGATGGGTTATCTGGGCCGCGCCGAATCGTGGATTGACGCGCGGCCGTTGGACCATGCTCCCGAAACCAACTGTCGGCCAATGGATTTCGAAGGGCGAGGAAAACGTTCGGCCTTGGGCGGTGAGCCGGTGACTTTGCTTGCCGCCTTGCCCCCCGAGGAATATGCTCGGCGCCGCTCGCAATTCCTGCAGGACAAAGGGTCTGCCAAAAGGCTTGCCCCAACGCTTCCAGAAGATTTTCTCGACGCGCTGTGCGTGGACACCGGAACACTTCGCCAACTCGGGTGGAGTCAACCGCCTGCGGCTCGCAAGGTACAGTACCTGCGTCCCGTCGATGCCCTGACGCCTCGACGCCATGTCAAGAGGCATCCGGTTCGTCGGAACACAACCGCCGTGTTCGTGCTCACCGGCAAGCCTTTGCCTCGGGTGGAAGAGACGGTGCGCATCGGCGAGTTGCTTCGAATCGCCGTGTTGAGTCGAGCAAAACACCGATACGGAGAGCACAACATTCCGGCGGTTTTCTCGGGCCATGGCTTGGTGCAAAACAGACCTCACCGCCATGCTTTTTACGTGCCATGGGACAGTAACGGGGACGGCTACATCGATCGCCTTCTTGTGCACGTACCCGATGGTATGGATGCCGAGCAGCAAAGGGTCCTTGAAGCCTTGAATCGCCTATGGAGCCGAGACGGCTACGAGTGGCGGGTGCTTCTGGAGGGCATCAGCGATTCGGAGCTGGCGCCCGAGCTGACCGGACCGAGTGCGGTTTGGGTGTCCTGTACGCCTTACCTGCATCCGTGGCATGTCAAGAAGCGCTTTACGGTTCAAGATCAGATCCGCCGAGAGTGTCGCGCACGGGGCCTGCCGGAGCCCTCTGCGTTGGAGTCTTTGGCGGAAGTAAATGTGGGCAAGGGCCGGATGCGACGGCCCATTCACTTTCGCCGTTTTCGATCGCGAAGAGGTTTAAACCAACCAGATCGCCTTGGCAGCTTCTGGCGCCTTCGATTCCCGGAACCCATTCGAGGGCCTCTGGCCCTGGGTTTTAGTTGCCACTTTGGACTGGGCCTCTTCAAACCCTTGTGA
- the cas7g gene encoding type I-G CRISPR-associated RAMP protein Csb1/Cas7g, giving the protein MHLDFSKLDDTPRLLLKARLKPLQGTRFQPTGFPEIGPALYEGPNGTLMLLVESAQSMANRLEAVCWDTVQDDWVAPLRGLSVVRVKDANGKVLTNSVLEAHRINSSYILEGQDKSIHDRLKAELADMEKGVVDLRKLAALLLTLDVNALLHGVFLPKILAGGRLRLPRALSAFIEAKDVKIAASGGVKNDIVNPSGDTSKGFGMVPFARDEFVASEINAYFNLDLAQLRGYGFSPPVEHLLIAIALYKIRAFLDQGLRLRTACDLECESVEVQRPQGFELPNLKELSEALPQLIEAAKPHAKFEQNTVTYRK; this is encoded by the coding sequence ATGCATCTAGATTTTTCGAAACTTGACGACACGCCTCGGTTACTGCTGAAAGCCCGATTAAAGCCATTGCAGGGCACTCGATTCCAGCCAACCGGTTTTCCCGAAATCGGACCCGCGCTTTACGAGGGGCCCAACGGCACGCTCATGCTTTTGGTGGAATCGGCGCAGAGCATGGCCAATCGCTTAGAAGCCGTCTGCTGGGACACCGTTCAGGACGACTGGGTGGCTCCGTTGAGAGGCTTATCCGTTGTGCGCGTCAAGGACGCAAACGGCAAAGTGCTGACAAATTCGGTGTTGGAAGCGCATCGCATCAACTCGTCCTACATCTTGGAAGGCCAGGACAAGAGCATTCATGATCGTCTGAAAGCGGAACTGGCCGACATGGAAAAGGGTGTGGTGGATTTGCGAAAACTCGCCGCATTGCTCCTGACTTTGGACGTCAATGCTTTGCTTCATGGCGTGTTTTTGCCGAAGATTTTGGCGGGAGGACGTCTGCGGCTGCCGCGTGCTCTTTCGGCATTCATTGAGGCAAAGGATGTCAAAATCGCGGCCAGCGGCGGTGTAAAAAACGACATCGTCAATCCCTCCGGTGACACGTCCAAAGGTTTCGGCATGGTTCCCTTTGCCCGCGATGAATTCGTCGCGTCTGAAATCAACGCTTACTTCAATCTAGACTTGGCCCAATTACGCGGTTACGGCTTTTCTCCTCCCGTTGAGCATCTTCTGATCGCCATTGCTTTGTACAAGATAAGGGCCTTTTTGGACCAGGGCTTGCGCCTTCGTACCGCCTGCGACCTTGAGTGTGAAAGCGTGGAAGTGCAGAGGCCGCAGGGGTTTGAGCTTCCGAATCTCAAAGAATTGTCCGAGGCACTGCCTCAGCTCATCGAAGCCGCCAAGCCCCACGCCAAGTTTGAGCAAAACACCGTGACGTATAGGAAATAA
- the cas8g1 gene encoding type I-G CRISPR-associated protein Cas8g1/Csx17, with translation MNDVVLQGCTSTPLASYLKAVGVLRLLSRKDSTIRGYWDADRFVLRTTFQRDDVVKFFLEEYAPTPVLAPWNGGSGFYEKDNKKALETIRGSTDPRFHLYQQCLNIAEGAMQGMDRSASPKGQEKTNLQMLLRSQMPEEVLHWFDAVVLLTAGTAKYPPLLGTGGNDGHLDFSNNYMQRLLDVLVDNPYAPKSKTKQWLVMALFAEPAPGMKKSAIGQFSPGHVGGPNATTGFKSHSLMNPWDFVLMIEGAMAFAAAAVRRHANEPSGVLSYPFTVEAVGAGSGAVGPEDSKNARGELWMPLWSQPAIYAEVQALMAEGRVVLGRQPARDALDFVRAVHRLGAYRGVHTFQRFGLLKRSGDNCLAVPLGRVEVNEKPQEPLLDELDRELWLVEFRRFASKNNVPIRIQSLRKRLEDRLFEFSGKQLRPLEAQEMLILLREIQATLALSSKGRKDVPPVPKLSHRWVAAADDGTPAFRIAKALAGLRGLEGEPMPLRAHLYPVSPRSNEWLTSDAQQQGRWYCGQKKRLQDQLVDILQRRLRLTKDLNLSDKPLISSAGAGLDDVGAFLRSSHMDERIQALMGGLSLCDIPREESPSTDGGALPAAFVLLKFAVTPDRILRRLGWLHDHEHVALPTGMIEQLLGGNHGNRAVLTAWRRLHASGLTPVVPLRDLPLLAGIDPRRAAAALIIPLRYDALARCAWQTFQPREPHGPVS, from the coding sequence ATGAATGATGTGGTTTTGCAGGGTTGCACATCCACGCCTCTTGCCAGTTACTTAAAGGCGGTGGGTGTCCTACGGCTTTTGTCTCGAAAAGATTCCACGATTCGTGGCTACTGGGATGCCGATCGGTTTGTGTTGCGCACCACTTTTCAACGTGATGATGTGGTGAAATTTTTTCTTGAGGAATACGCACCAACACCCGTTCTGGCACCTTGGAACGGTGGCAGCGGCTTTTACGAGAAGGATAACAAAAAGGCTCTGGAAACAATTCGCGGCAGCACCGACCCACGTTTTCACTTGTACCAGCAGTGCCTGAACATCGCCGAAGGGGCGATGCAGGGAATGGACCGCTCAGCCAGCCCTAAGGGACAGGAAAAGACAAACCTCCAAATGCTCCTGCGATCCCAAATGCCGGAGGAGGTCCTGCATTGGTTCGACGCGGTTGTGTTGTTAACCGCCGGCACGGCAAAGTACCCACCCCTTTTGGGGACCGGCGGCAACGACGGTCATCTGGACTTCTCCAATAATTACATGCAACGCCTGCTCGACGTACTCGTTGACAACCCCTACGCCCCTAAATCGAAGACAAAACAATGGCTGGTCATGGCGCTGTTTGCCGAACCGGCACCGGGAATGAAAAAGTCGGCCATAGGCCAGTTTTCTCCTGGGCATGTGGGAGGGCCCAATGCCACCACCGGCTTTAAGTCCCATTCCCTGATGAACCCGTGGGACTTCGTTCTAATGATCGAAGGAGCTATGGCGTTCGCCGCCGCTGCTGTGCGTCGCCATGCCAATGAGCCCTCCGGAGTGCTGAGTTACCCTTTTACGGTGGAAGCCGTCGGTGCAGGCTCCGGGGCTGTGGGCCCGGAGGATAGTAAAAATGCGCGCGGTGAGCTGTGGATGCCCCTGTGGTCTCAACCGGCCATCTACGCGGAGGTTCAAGCACTGATGGCGGAGGGCCGTGTTGTGCTGGGTCGCCAACCGGCGCGCGATGCTCTGGATTTCGTGCGGGCGGTTCACCGCTTGGGGGCCTATCGAGGCGTTCACACTTTTCAGCGCTTCGGACTCCTTAAGCGCTCGGGCGATAACTGCCTAGCCGTCCCTTTAGGGCGTGTGGAGGTGAACGAAAAACCTCAAGAACCCTTGCTGGACGAATTGGACCGCGAACTGTGGTTGGTCGAGTTTCGGCGTTTTGCTTCTAAAAACAACGTTCCCATTCGCATTCAAAGCCTTCGAAAACGCCTTGAAGACCGTTTGTTCGAATTTTCGGGAAAGCAACTGCGACCTTTGGAAGCTCAGGAGATGCTGATCTTGCTGCGGGAAATCCAAGCCACGCTCGCCCTGAGTTCTAAAGGCCGAAAGGACGTGCCTCCGGTGCCGAAGCTGTCCCATCGCTGGGTGGCGGCGGCCGATGATGGCACGCCGGCCTTTCGCATCGCGAAGGCCCTTGCCGGGCTTCGGGGCCTGGAAGGCGAACCCATGCCCTTGCGCGCCCACCTGTATCCCGTATCTCCTCGGTCGAACGAATGGTTGACGTCGGATGCACAGCAGCAGGGGCGATGGTACTGCGGTCAGAAAAAACGTCTGCAAGACCAGTTGGTCGACATTCTACAAAGACGTCTGCGTCTAACCAAGGATCTAAACCTATCCGACAAGCCTCTTATCAGCTCCGCCGGTGCCGGTTTGGACGATGTAGGGGCCTTTTTGCGCTCGAGCCACATGGACGAGCGCATTCAAGCCTTGATGGGTGGTCTCAGCCTGTGTGACATCCCGCGCGAGGAAAGCCCGTCGACCGATGGCGGTGCCTTACCGGCCGCCTTTGTTCTGCTCAAATTCGCCGTCACGCCGGACCGCATTTTGCGGCGTTTGGGCTGGCTTCATGACCACGAGCATGTGGCGTTGCCGACCGGCATGATTGAACAGCTTCTCGGAGGAAACCACGGGAACCGGGCCGTTCTAACAGCATGGCGACGTTTGCATGCTTCAGGCTTAACCCCGGTCGTCCCCTTAAGGGATCTTCCGCTCTTGGCCGGCATTGATCCACGCCGCGCGGCCGCTGCGCTAATCATTCCATTGCGCTACGATGCCCTGGCGCGGTGTGCTTGGCAGACTTTTCAACCACGGGAACCCCATGGCCCGGTATCGTGA
- the cas3g gene encoding type I-G CRISPR-associated helicase/endonuclease Cas3g, whose translation MDYRSFFQRATGFEKPYPYQERLAVDAWPHVLHVPTGMGKTAAVTLAWLYKRGWRPGGDKGVPEGGTPRRLIWCLPMRVLVEQTVNSIRKWLEHLGVFDQAGRGKVSVHQLMGGESDLKSWAEYPEEDMILVGTQDMLLSRALMRGYGMSRYLWPVHFALLHNDGLWAFDEVQLMGAALATSAQLEAFHRSFPLAKGSRSLWISATMNMAWLDTVDMHPHLSDLRSLTLDDEDRKKAQNRLCAPKRLAQAQVSLSAAAKNRQGLNAYLHDLLDFVLEEHDAKSQTLVIVNRVERAQGLYRLLRERRPESQDLLIHARFRAAEREEQARRLRDEDERDRIIVATQAIEAGVDISSACLITELAPWASMVQRFGRCNRYGEHSGDGARVFWVNIEDDADPLPYTQETLQSARAKLTGLESASPRDLPSIDEPRPLSAVLRRKDLLDLFNTDPDLSGFDVDISDYIRDTGPPGVQVFWRDFKEDPNDPIPQARPVRAELCPVSMGQIRDFFRRKDTRIWFWDSLDSQWRPCDRDPRPGMTLLVRAADGGYLKDMGFDAQEKSSVPVISPTLQTAENAYVNDPRSLQKKSVGLPEHLGHVAAQAKMLCDAVDETDFKEIVVRAARWHDVGKTHPVFDATMHACEAAPPGFLAKSPCQARHSRPYFRHELASMLAWLANHDGEPNAELIAYLIAAHHGKVRMSLRAMPGEEALPEIRRFARGVWEGDRLPALDFDGEHSPEMTLQLAIMEIGEGEQGASWIERTVRLLEQHGPFRLAWLEALVRIADWRASAIEQEVNGHE comes from the coding sequence ATGGACTATCGATCCTTTTTTCAACGAGCGACCGGCTTTGAGAAGCCTTACCCCTATCAAGAGCGGCTGGCCGTGGATGCCTGGCCTCACGTGCTTCATGTGCCCACCGGGATGGGAAAGACCGCGGCGGTCACGCTTGCTTGGCTCTACAAGCGAGGTTGGCGACCAGGAGGGGACAAAGGCGTCCCGGAAGGTGGAACCCCCCGTCGGCTGATTTGGTGCCTGCCCATGCGGGTCCTTGTGGAGCAAACCGTGAACAGCATTCGCAAGTGGCTGGAGCATCTCGGCGTCTTTGATCAGGCGGGAAGAGGCAAAGTTTCCGTCCATCAACTGATGGGTGGCGAGTCCGATCTAAAAAGCTGGGCGGAATATCCTGAAGAGGACATGATCCTTGTCGGAACGCAGGATATGCTCCTGTCCCGGGCGCTCATGCGGGGTTACGGCATGAGCCGCTATCTGTGGCCTGTCCATTTTGCTTTGCTTCATAACGATGGCCTTTGGGCTTTTGACGAAGTGCAATTGATGGGGGCCGCCCTCGCCACGTCCGCTCAACTGGAGGCCTTTCACCGCAGCTTTCCGTTGGCAAAAGGCAGCCGATCTTTGTGGATTTCTGCCACCATGAACATGGCCTGGCTGGACACGGTTGATATGCACCCTCATCTGAGCGATTTGCGGTCCCTGACTCTTGACGACGAAGACCGGAAAAAGGCGCAAAACAGGTTGTGCGCCCCCAAGCGTCTTGCCCAGGCACAGGTTTCTCTAAGCGCAGCAGCCAAAAATCGCCAAGGCCTCAATGCGTATCTTCACGATTTGCTTGATTTCGTTTTGGAAGAACATGACGCGAAAAGTCAAACTCTCGTGATTGTCAATCGCGTGGAACGGGCTCAAGGTCTCTATCGTCTACTCCGCGAGCGACGGCCCGAAAGCCAAGACCTTTTGATTCACGCCCGATTCCGTGCTGCTGAGCGAGAGGAGCAGGCGCGACGCTTGCGGGATGAAGACGAACGGGATCGCATCATTGTGGCCACCCAGGCCATCGAAGCGGGCGTGGATATTTCATCCGCGTGCTTGATCACCGAGTTGGCCCCTTGGGCCTCGATGGTCCAGCGCTTTGGACGATGTAACCGTTACGGCGAACACTCGGGCGACGGGGCACGGGTTTTTTGGGTGAACATCGAAGACGATGCGGACCCGCTTCCCTACACGCAAGAAACCCTGCAGTCTGCGCGGGCAAAGCTCACCGGGCTTGAAAGCGCCAGTCCCAGAGATCTCCCTTCAATTGATGAACCTCGCCCATTGTCCGCCGTGCTTCGGCGCAAAGACCTGCTCGACCTTTTCAACACCGACCCCGATCTCTCCGGCTTCGATGTGGATATCTCCGATTACATTCGGGACACGGGCCCCCCAGGGGTTCAGGTCTTCTGGCGAGACTTCAAGGAGGACCCCAATGATCCCATACCCCAAGCAAGGCCGGTGCGCGCCGAATTGTGCCCCGTATCCATGGGGCAGATCCGCGATTTTTTCAGACGCAAGGACACGCGAATCTGGTTCTGGGACAGCCTGGACAGTCAGTGGAGACCATGCGATCGTGACCCCCGGCCGGGCATGACCCTGCTTGTGCGTGCCGCGGATGGAGGCTACCTAAAGGACATGGGGTTCGATGCCCAAGAAAAATCCTCGGTCCCCGTGATTTCGCCGACCTTGCAGACGGCTGAAAACGCTTACGTCAACGACCCAAGATCACTCCAGAAAAAATCCGTTGGACTGCCCGAACATCTGGGCCATGTTGCGGCTCAGGCTAAAATGCTCTGCGATGCCGTGGATGAAACGGACTTTAAAGAGATTGTCGTCAGAGCGGCACGCTGGCACGATGTGGGCAAAACGCACCCCGTTTTCGATGCGACCATGCATGCCTGCGAGGCGGCACCCCCTGGTTTTTTAGCCAAATCCCCATGCCAAGCCAGACATAGTCGCCCCTATTTTCGCCATGAATTGGCCAGCATGCTCGCTTGGTTGGCCAACCACGACGGTGAACCCAACGCCGAGCTCATCGCCTACTTGATTGCCGCCCATCACGGCAAGGTCCGCATGAGTCTTCGCGCCATGCCCGGGGAAGAAGCCTTGCCGGAAATTAGGCGTTTCGCCCGAGGCGTTTGGGAAGGCGATCGTTTGCCCGCGCTGGATTTCGATGGAGAGCACAGCCCGGAGATGACTTTGCAACTGGCCATCATGGAAATAGGCGAGGGTGAACAAGGCGCATCGTGGATCGAGCGCACCGTGAGGCTACTGGAGCAGCATGGCCCTTTTCGCCTGGCCTGGCTCGAGGCCCTCGTGCGCATCGCGGATTGGCGCGCTTCGGCCATAGAACAGGAGGTGAACGGCCATGAATGA
- a CDS encoding helix-turn-helix transcriptional regulator: MLDRIFWFFTQLKQHAFPTAASYQERFEVSSSTFKRDVAFLRDRLGAPVAYDRQRRGYFLTDASFELPPYWFDAHQLLLMHGLCRQMTQNLNSLPQEIRSFHERVKELLTMHFGPRILEAVSFENVEWADCDMRLLKTVADAILQRRILRIVYHTGYSGQTARRVVEPYRLHNYRGTWHLVAYCHYRDEPRIFMLSRMGEVEVLSRRYEGQQFDVSRFLDTAFGIYRGGVVQKAVLRFSPNIARIIRDQIWHKDQKMRMEEDGSLTLSVPIADLTEIRRHVLKYGAEVEVIEPQALRHQVREEAKRILFLYDKA, translated from the coding sequence ATGCTGGACCGAATCTTCTGGTTTTTTACGCAGCTGAAACAGCACGCTTTCCCCACGGCGGCGAGCTACCAAGAACGCTTTGAAGTGTCTTCCAGCACTTTCAAGCGCGATGTGGCCTTCCTTCGCGACCGTCTGGGGGCTCCCGTGGCCTACGACCGGCAACGTCGGGGATATTTTTTAACCGACGCCTCGTTTGAACTTCCCCCCTACTGGTTCGACGCTCATCAATTGCTGCTCATGCATGGCCTTTGCCGCCAAATGACCCAAAACCTCAACTCACTTCCCCAGGAGATTCGAAGCTTTCACGAAAGAGTCAAGGAGCTCCTGACCATGCACTTCGGTCCGCGTATTCTTGAGGCCGTCTCTTTTGAAAACGTGGAATGGGCCGACTGTGACATGCGACTACTGAAAACGGTGGCGGACGCCATCCTTCAAAGGCGGATTCTTCGAATCGTGTATCATACGGGCTATTCAGGTCAAACCGCGCGGCGTGTCGTGGAACCCTATCGACTCCACAACTACCGCGGAACGTGGCATCTCGTCGCCTATTGCCACTACCGCGATGAACCGCGCATTTTCATGCTCAGCCGCATGGGGGAGGTGGAGGTCCTTTCGCGTCGCTATGAAGGGCAACAATTCGACGTGAGCCGGTTTCTCGACACGGCCTTTGGCATCTATCGCGGAGGGGTGGTGCAAAAGGCGGTGCTTCGTTTTTCTCCAAACATTGCCCGCATCATTCGGGACCAAATTTGGCACAAGGATCAGAAAATGCGCATGGAGGAGGACGGATCCCTCACGCTTTCGGTACCCATTGCGGATTTGACGGAGATTCGGCGGCATGTGTTGAAGTACGGCGCCGAGGTGGAAGTGATTGAGCCACAGGCCCTGCGTCACCAAGTTCGCGAAGAAGCCAAGCGCATTTTGTTTCTCTACGATAAAGCCTAA
- a CDS encoding SIR2 family NAD-dependent protein deacylase: MSRPEQVAKNMEMVRDKLRQARRIVVLTGAGISAESGVPTFRGAGGLWRTYRATDLATPEAFAKDPQLVWEFYNYRREVLHPLKPNDAHKALVTLEQRCEHFVLLTQNIDGLHQAAGSRSVLELHGNIWWVRCTRCGLKTEDRRVPIPFPPHCEACGGMLRPDVVWFGESLDADVLQRAYTSLEHCDLMLVIGTSGVVQPAASMGVYAQQHGAFVVEINLEPTPYSRAFAVSLRGKAGELVPRLVQDSGELA; this comes from the coding sequence GTGAGTCGGCCGGAGCAGGTGGCGAAAAACATGGAGATGGTTCGAGATAAATTGCGGCAGGCCCGCCGCATCGTGGTGCTCACGGGGGCAGGCATCTCGGCGGAATCCGGCGTGCCCACCTTTCGAGGCGCTGGCGGTTTATGGCGCACCTATCGGGCCACGGACCTGGCTACCCCGGAAGCCTTTGCCAAAGATCCTCAGCTGGTGTGGGAATTCTACAATTATCGCCGAGAAGTGTTGCACCCCCTGAAGCCCAACGACGCGCACAAAGCTTTGGTGACCTTGGAACAGCGCTGCGAACATTTCGTCCTTTTGACGCAAAACATTGATGGGCTGCATCAGGCCGCCGGATCTCGTTCCGTCCTTGAACTGCATGGCAACATCTGGTGGGTCCGTTGCACACGATGCGGCCTCAAAACCGAAGACCGGCGCGTGCCTATTCCGTTTCCACCCCACTGCGAGGCCTGCGGCGGCATGCTTCGCCCGGACGTGGTCTGGTTCGGCGAGTCTTTGGATGCCGACGTTCTGCAGCGCGCCTACACCAGTCTGGAACACTGCGATCTCATGCTGGTTATCGGAACCTCGGGCGTTGTGCAGCCCGCCGCCTCCATGGGCGTCTATGCCCAGCAGCACGGTGCCTTCGTCGTGGAAATCAACCTAGAACCCACGCCTTATAGCCGCGCCTTTGCCGTAAGCTTGCGAGGTAAAGCCGGCGAGCTGGTGCCCCGTCTGGTCCAGGATTCCGGCGAACTCGCCTGA